CATGATACAGTCTACTTATTAAACGGCGTAAATTTCTCACAGCGAAAAAAACGCCGATTATGACAACGGGAATAGCGATGCCTGTCAATAGTTCAACATTGATATTCAAGCCAGCAGCCTTACCTGCTTTAAGTCCATAACCCACGATACCTAATAGATAATAAGTCAGCACAACTACAGACAAACCTTCAACTGTCTCTTGCAAGTGTAATTGCATATGAACCCGATTATCCATAGATCTTAACAAATCACGAATTTGTGCTTCCATGGAAATTTCAACGCGAGTTCTTAGTAATGCTGATGCACGCGATACACGCAAGGATAAAATTTCTAATTTAGCATATACTAATTCACAGGTACCCATAGCGGATGATAAACGTTGTATCATGAATTCCTGTAGCATCTGTAGACCTTCGATACGCTCTTCACGTAATTCGGTAATTCGTAATTTGACAATATTATAGTAGGTTCGAGATGCATTAAACCGATGGCTTGTTCGTGCTGATAAATCTTCAATTTCAGCCGCCAGTTTAGTTAATTCATCCAGCAACCCTTGTTCTTTATCTATACCCGTCATTTCAATACTATTAGCAGTCAATGTGGCCAAACGTTGGTCAGCGCGGGCTAGTTGTGGAATCATCTGACGCATCTTAGGTAATGGCAGCATAGCCAGCATGCGATAAGTTTCAATTTCCAGCAGACGCTGTACCAATCGTCCAACCTGTCGACTACGCAAGTTCTCATCGTGAATCAGTATCCGTCTAAAACCATCACTATGGATTTGATTATCGCTCCACGCGCTGGCACTGCCTCCAGCCACTTTAGAACCAATAACTGTACCGGAAGAAAATAAACTCGCAAGTTCATTTAAACTAAGTTTAGGATGCGACCGATCATCTAGTGCGATATGGGTACCTACCAGTATTTTGCCTGGCAAACTGGCTAACCATTCACTCGGCACATGCATGATAGCTGGCTTTTCAAAGGGAACTTCAAATCGTCCGGCATAATAAACTGTATAAGTAGAATATTCGGTATGACGTTCCCACCTGAGACGAAATTTTCCAAAATCTGCGCTGAAATCGTTATCGTGTATATTCGGGGGAGTGATATCATAACGCTCAGCTAACTGTGCGACAAGCTCCCTCTCCTGGTCAATCCACTGACGATCTGATAGCAAAACCAGATGAGAAAGCTGCACAGGTAAAGTGATCAGTTCATAACTGATCCCATTAAGCTCACCATGTAAATTATGTCTTTCCTCATATTCGGGAATATCCAGCCATTTTTTTCCTAAAGAATCACTCTCTTCAGTGGTGTGCTTTGATACATGAGTTAAAAAATTCATAAATATACCTAAAACTATTTAATATAAATATACGAAGAAAACAGAGGACCAGTAGACTATCCATAAGCTTTTATACAGGCTTTTTTACTTCGATATCCTGGCTCATGAATACTTTCTTTTACTTTTGGATAAATACAAACTCCTAATTAATCAGATAAGAGTATATAAATATTATTACAGAAATCACGTTTAATACAGCGATCGTTAATAGAAGTTATCTGTTCTATTGACATCCTCCCCTTCCTAAACGAAGGGGATTCCTAGCGACTTATTAAGCCGTTAAGAGTAGGTTTGTATTGCTACTGCCTACTGGTTCCTGCTTCTTAGACGAAACTAACGTTTCAACTCCACAGGCTAACAAGCGATGTCCTCGCTCAAGTACATTCAAGGCACCTACCAAGTCGGCATTGGCTTTAAATCCACATTCTGTACATTCAAAAGCACTTTGGCTTTTGCGATTGTCACGACTAACATGTTGACATCTAGGGCAGGTTTGAGAGGTGTATTGAGGGTTTACCTTCAATACATCCCCGCCTGAACAAGCCTGTTTATACTCCAAGAACGAAACGAACATTCCCCATCCTTGGTCAAGAATGGATTTGTTTAGACCCGATTTCGCTTTGACGTTTTTACCATGCTTTTCAACACTGCCCTTGGCACTCTTAGACATGTTTCCTATCTTTAAATTCTCAACTACGACCATTGCGTGATTTTTGCTGATTTCGGTTGAGGTTTTGTGTAAGAAGTCTAAACGAGCATTGGCAATACGCTCATACAGTCGGGTAATGATTTGTTTCTGCTTTTTCCAGTTAGCAGAGAAACGGACTTTTTTAGACAGCTTACGCTGTTCAAAAGCCAGTTTCTTTGATAACTTTCTGAAACTGTTTAAAGGTTCTACGTATGAGCCGTCTGACAAAGTTGCAAAGCGGGTAACGCCCATATCAACACCAATCATACTGGTTGAGCTATGACGCTTTAGCTCGGTCTCGTACTCAGTCTAAATCGACACGTACCAATAACCGCCTTTACGGGAAATCGTCATATTTTTAACGTCACCAATGACTTGGCGTGAATTACGATATTTCACCCAACCGATTTTAGGCAAGAACACTTTGCTAGATTCTTGCTCCAGCTTAAATCCTTGTGGATAACGAAAGCTGTCACTCAAACCTTTTTTCTTGAATTTTGGAATCCGTTTTAAAGGCTGTTTTTTATCAAAACCGTCTTTGAACGCTTTTTCTAAGTTTTTTAAGGCTTGTTGCAACGGTTGAGAATGAACGGTTTTTAGAAATCCATAATCTTCTGAGGATTTCCATAGCTTTAGCCAAAATGACAACTCGTTGTACCAAAGCAATGGCTGTTTCTGCTCTAATCTGAACAGATTCATTGCTAAGGCTTTATTCCAAACAAACCGATTAGCACCCGCAAACTCAACCATCTTCTGTACTTGGTCAGAATTTGGATTGAGTCGAGATTTAAAGGCTTTGCGTATAATCTGCTTCATGGTTATAATTATACAAAAAGGAATTTGTCTATGCAAGTTAATAACGATGTAAGAACAGGAAGACATTAGGTTTTTAATATCCATGTTCATTTGGTCTTTGTAACAAAATACCGTAGAGATGTTTTCTCCGGAAGGGTATTAATTGATTTGGAAGAAATATTTAAAAACGTGTGTTTGGATTTTGAAGCAGAATTGGTGGAATTTAACGGTGAGCATGATCATATTCACCTTTTAGTTAACTATCCACCAAAAATTGCTATTTCTAACTTGGTAAATAGTTTGAAAGGCGTTTCAAGCCGACTCATTCGCAAAAAGAATTATTCCGAAATTAAAAATAAGCTTTGGGGTAATATGCTTTGGAGTCGAAGCTATTTTGCGGGTAGTTGTGGTGGAGCACCACTCTCGATTATTAAGCAATATATTGAACAACAGCAAAGACCGCATTAAACAGGCTTCGCCTGTGCGCTTATATCTCCGCCCTGAAGGACGAAGTTTTACGCGCTATTTGATAAAATACATGATCACGATAACCTAGAAGAATAAATAAGAAAAACAGCCGGTGATTTTTTGCATACATTTGTGTATGATCAGTCAACGAACAGCCATGGATTCTTGCCTGATGAGTTTATTTGATATCATGCAAATCAATCAATTCAGGAAAAATCTAATTAATTAACAACAACATCGTAATATACGGGGACCACAATGGGTGCTTTAGCCTTTTATATAATAATCTACCTGCTTGGCTACTATGCCGCTTATATTCTTAATTTATTAACAGTTCAACCTTGGATTCGTAATCGCTATACCGCCGCTTTAATCCCCGTCTTTGCAGTTGGTCTTACACATGCTTATATGATTGTGAGCAGCCCGCCTCCTCAAGATCAGGATATCAGCATCGGTTATGCACTTGGTTTCTATATTGTCATGCCCATTATTATTATTATAATGGGTGTTCTATATGTAATGTGGAAGGAAAAACCTCAACAGAAGGATTCATAATTATTACAATATAAAAATAAAACGATGGTCCTCCTAGTATTTCCAGGAGATCGTTTTATTCATCCGGCGTCTACTGATGTTTCACTAACATTGCGATTCATTGGCACTATCCAGCCTAATAAACTAGGCTGGACCCAAGCCCGAGTAGTTCTTCTTCTCATTTTGAGCAAGCATATGTACGGTTATCATTTATGCCCTACATAAACCGCTTCCTTTTGCGTACTTAATGTACCTTGTTCTATAATCGCAACCGTTAATCTTGAGATAGCCACACGCTTCCCGGTCGCCTCCTCAATAATATCTGTTTGCCAAACTTGCGTACGACGACCCGTATGTAGCGGCGTGCAAATACCCAAAACACTGCCTTGTGTTACCGCACGAATATGATTAACGTTAATCTCCAACCCGACAGCTCGGAATTTCTCGGGATCAATAGTCATCCATCCAGCAACACTGCCTAATGTTTCAGATAAAACGCAGCTAGCCCCGCCATGCAAGATTCCGAATGGCTGAGTTGTTCTTTGATCAACCGGCATCCGAGCTTTGAGAAAATCAGGTCCTATTTCAGTAAAGTGGATACCAATATGAACACCCATATTGGCGTTACGCAATCCTTCCAGATATCCAAGTGTGTAATCCTTAAACCAAATGTTGCTCATTAGACTACTTCCTCATATCTTTCCGGAGCATTGATAAATAAACATAAGTTCTCTCCATTCAGCAAGTTATGTTATTACATTTAATCTGATTAACAGACAATTCTCATAGCGCTTCAAATATACCCGCTGCGCCCATACCACTACCAACACACATGGTAACCATGCCATATTTTTGCTTGTGCCGGCGCAGGCCATGAAGTAACGTCGCAACACGAATAGCACCCGTTGCACCCAGTGGATGACCCAGTGCAATGGCACCTCCCAATGGATTTACCTTGGCACGATCCAGTCCCAGATCATTAATAACCGCAAGACTTTGCGCAGCAAAAGCTTCATTCAATTCAATCCAATCAAGGTCATCTTGCTTGAAACCCGTTTGTTTTAATACTTTCGGAATCGCCCGAATTGGCCCAACCCCCATGATCTCTGGTGGCACACCTGCTACAGAAAATCCGACAAACCGGCCAATCGGTGAAAGATTAAAGCGCTGCATCGCAGCCGCACTCATTAAAATTACTGCACCAGCACCGTCAGACATCTGCGAGCTGTTTCCAGCTGTTACCGACCCCTTCGCTGCAAAAACTGGTTTCAGTTTTCCCAGTACATCCATATTTGTGCCCATACGCGGTCCTTCATCGGTATCCTTAATTACAGATAAGTCACAGATTTTATGCGTAATCAGATCCGGGCGTTTTTCCGTAATAGAATACGGTGAAATTTCCTGTTTAAACTCACCAAGTTCAATTGCCTTAAGTGCGCGCATATGACTGGTCATGGCAAACTCATCCTGCTCTTCGCGTTTGACTCTCCATTGCTGCGCCACTTTTTCTCCCGTCATTCCCATGCCATAGGCAATAGCTACATTCTCATCATTTTGAAACAAAGCAGGATTCATCGCTACTTTATTTCCCATCATCGGTATCATACTCATGCTTTCGGTTCCAGCAGCAATCATAACATCGGCTTCTCCCAAGCGAATACGATCCGCAGCAAAGGCAACGGCTTGCAAGCCTGATGCGCAGAAACGATTGATTGTAATACCCGGCACGCTATTTGGCAGACCCGCCAATAATAATGCAACCCGTGCGACATTAATGCCTTGTTCCGCCTCGGGCATGGCACAGCCAACAATGACATCATCAATAACAGTCGGATCCAATCCATCGCACTGTTTAACTGCAGCCTGTAATACATGCACCAGCATGTCGTCGGGACGTACATTCTTAAACATACCTCGCGGCGCCTTACCAACCGGCGTCCGTGTAGCAGCAACGATAAAAGCATCTTGAATTTGCTTGGTCATCAGTTTCTCCGTGAATCGCAGATCGTGGAATACCTTATTACACTCCAATATCCATTTAATTTGATATATCGTCTAGTTTCTGAGCGGCTTGCCTGTTTTCAGCGTATGTGCAATACGCGCTTGCGTTTTCTCGGTCATTAGCAGCTCCATGAATGCAGTACGCTCTAATTCAATGAGCCAGTCTTCATCCACCAGACTGCCACGCGTCAAATCCCCCCCACACATTACATATGCCACTTTACCGGCAACCAGATAATCATGCTCTGAAATAAACCCCCCTTCCAACAGATTGATTAACTGGCTCTGAATGGTCGCTATGCCTGTCGCGCCCGCAACAGGAATAGCCCTGGCTTTGAGCGGCGGACGATAACCGGCCTCAGCTAATGCCAGCGCCTGAGCCTTAGCCGCATATAACAATTCGAAGCGGTTCATTATCACCACATCTGCGGCGTGCAAATAGCCCAGTTCTTTTGCTTGCTCAGCACTTTTCGCTAATTGTGCCATAGCAACCGTTTGAAAATAGCGTTTTAATTTCGGAAAAGGATCACCATCTCCAGCCTCCCGCGCCGATCTAAGTGCAAACTCTTTACAGCCACCACCGGCCGGTAATAATCCCACCCCCACTTCTACCAAACCAATATAGCTTTCCAGTGTAGCCACCGTACGATCACAGTGCATCACAAACTCACATCCTCCACCCAGTGCCAGTCCATCGACAGCCGCCACTGTTGGAACCATCGCATATCTCAGGGCCTGTGAGGTTCTCTGGAATTGAGCCACCATCCCTTCTACCTCCGCCATTTTCTTTGCCATTAAAACATCGGCAAGATCCAATTCGCGCGCTGCTTTAAGCACAGTAGATTGCGCTGTCCTCTTGAACTTTTTCATGAATTGGCTAAGAGCAGATGGGGGTAACGGCGGAGTCGCATGTTCTGGTTGCATAGTATGCTTGGGGCGTTCCGTCGCTTTTTGTAAATTAGCCCCTAAGGAAAACGGCGGCTCAGTCTGCCAGATCACCAGAGCACGCCAATTCTTTTCAGCCTCCTGAATGGCTTGTTGTACGCCACCTAGAACATCGGCATCAATAGTATGTTTCTTGCTTTTAAAGCTGACAATGGCGATTTTATCCCCCGTATGCCACATACGTACTGCATCGGTTTCAAATATCGTTTCTCCATAAGAAACTACCTCGCCCTTTAACCGGTCCGGAAATAGCTGGCGCTGATAAACAGGAAGTATTGAACGTGCCTGGGTCATTTTGCTGGCAGGTGCGTAGGAACCTTGCTCCGTATGCACCTGTTGAATAGTGCTTTCTCCAATAGCCATGACCCATTCAGGCAAAGGTGTTTGGCTCATACTTTCACCTGCGGCAATATCCTCATTAATCCATGTTGTTATCTGCTTCCAGCCGGCTGCCTGCCAGATCTCGAAAGGCCCCTGATTCCAGCCGAAGCCCCAACGAACAGCCAAATCAAGGTCACGCGTATTATTCGCAATTGCTTCTAACTGAACGGCACAATAGTGAAATAGATCACGATAAATAGACCAAAGAAATTTAGCTTGCGGATGCTGACTATTGCGTAATGCAGCAAATCTTTCCGGTGGATTATTATATTTAATTAATTGTTTGATATCCTCATCGACATCGCCTGTCGAAAGACGATATGCTTGTGTGGCAAGGTCCAACACGTGAATTTCTTGATTTACCTTTTTATAAACACCCTGCTTGGTTTTTTGTCCCAAAAAGCCATCATCTATCAAGCCTTGTAACCAATCCGGTGCCACAAAATAAGAATGCCATGGATCATCAGGCAATGTATCGCGCATGGTATTTATCACATGTGCCAGAATATCAAGACCCACCACGTCAGCTGTACGAAATGTGGCACTCTTGGGGCGATCAATCAAAGAACCGGTCAAAGCATCTACCCGATCAAAACTAAAACCAAATGACTCGCCATGATGCATGGTTGCAAGCAAGGAAAACACACCAATACGATTGGCAATGAAATTGGGTGTATCCTTGGCACGGATGACTCCTTTGCCCAGATAGGTAACTAAAAAAGTTTCCAGCTTGTCCAACATCTCGGGTTCACTTGCGGCACAGGGAATGAGTTCCACCAAATGCATATAACGTGGTGGATTAAAAAAATGGATTCCGCAAAAGCGATGTTGCAGTTCGGGCGGGAAAGCTTGTGCTAACCGATTAATGGAAAGACCCGAAGTATTACTTGCGAAAATAGTTTGCTGGCCAAGGTAAGGTGCGATTTTCGCATATAGTTCAGATTTCCAGTCCATACGCTCGGCAATGGCTTCGATAACCAAATCACAATCGCGGAGCAATTCAAGATGTTGATCATAATTAGCTGGTTGAATAGCAGCAGCCTTAGCCAGAATAGATAGCGGCGCAGGCTCTTGTTTTTTCAACTGCGCTACCGCCTTGATAACATTTGCGTTGAGGTCGTCTTGTCCAGCCGGAAGCTCAAACAATAGCGTTTCGATATTAGCATTAACCAAATGTGCTGCAATCTGGGCACCCATCACGCCCGCACCCAGTACCGCCGCCTTGCGCACAATAAAGTGATTGTCACTCAATTTTACCTCCTGCATGAATTAGGTTATCGAACACAGCCATCACCATGATCTATTTTTAGATCATTCGCGCTCATTCCAGCTACCGGCAATTTTAATTACGCATATTACTTGCCTGTGAGATTACAAGCATCAACACTAAAGAGCAAGCATGAGCTATCTTTCAGACATATCGATAACACTGCCACAATCACATCTGCTTAAGATGTTTGTAGAAAAACAAGGTGTCCTGGGCTCAATAAAATCAGTCATTCACACATTCAAACCTGACCTTGTCAGCATAATGACATAGATACGCCCCACTCTTATTCAACTCCTCAGAAAGAAATATTTTTATTTATAAAACAGGCTATTTCGATAGAAAAAATTACTTTATACCCCAATGTTGTCATGAGATGATTATTTCAAAAACCATGGGATTTATGACTTGATAAATCTTCAGTCAGACAGATAATTACCTGTAAAATAGCCTAACCGAAGCTTTCAGGTTTAACGCAGAAATCATCCTTAGTTTTTCTAAAAAATAAAAAATGGCTATTTTTTAGTTCGATTCTAACCGCTCACATAAATTGGATAAGTAGATATCAAGGATTGAACATCGATAAACTTATTTGGAGAGAAAGATGAAAAGAAATCGCATCATACAATTTTTTTTACTATCGATCTTTTTTATTGCGCTGCCTGTCCATGCGCTCGACAATGGCATCGAGAATCTGCGCCAAACGGGTAAAGCCTTTGCTTCAGTAGCAAAATCCGTTTCACCATCGGTTGTATTCATTCAAGTCGAATCACAAGCAGCAGATTCAACCATCACACAATTTTCCACACCATTCGGCAATGAATGGCCATTTGGCGATGACCTGTTCAAACGTTTTTTTGGCGAAGATTTCCCAGGAACCCCACGCAAACCACGTTCTGATACGCCGAAAAATAAACCTCAGATCATAGGACAAGGATCTGGATTTGTATTTGCGGCAAAAAATGGACTGATATCCGATAAAACCTACATTCTCACCAACAATCATGTGGTCGCCAACGCTGACCGGATTCGTGTCAAGTTTCAAGATGGCCGCGAATATGATGCCACAGTTACCGGTCATGATCCGCAATCCGACGTAGCCGTGATTGAAATCAAGGCAGGCAACTTACCTGTACTCCCCTTATCTGACTCATCAGAGTTGGAAGTTGGCGAGTGGGTAGTCGCCATAGGCAATCCATTCGGCCTGAGTCACACTCTTACGGTCGGTGTGGTCAGCGCCAAGGGAAGAACGAGCTTGGGTATTAACGATTATGAAGATTTTATTCAGACTGATGCCGCTATCAATCCAGGTAATTCAGGTGGGCCACTGGTTAACCTGAATGGCGAGGTTGTCGGCATTAATACCGCCATATTCAGCCGTAGCGGCGGATATATGGGTGTCGGATTTGCGATTCCGATCAATCTCGCCCAGTCGATCGCTAATCAACTTATTGAGAAAGGTGAAGTGACACGAGGTTACCTCGGAATTGTCATTCAACCACTCACAACCGATCTGGCCGAATCGTTCGGGATTCAATCCAATCAGGGCATACTCATTGCCCAAGTATCAGACAACTCGCCTGCAGATAAAGCAGGTTTGCGTCAAGGAGATGTGATCATTGCTTATCGTGGCAAACCCGTAAAAGATACCGGTCATTTTCGCAATCAGGTATCGCTTACTCCACCAGGCAAAAAGGAACAATTAACCATTTTGCGGGAAGGCAAGAAGAAAAATCTGACAATTACCATTAGCGAGCTTGCCAAGGATGATTCGGTGGCAGTGGATTCAACGGAAAGTACAGAAGACATAGGTCTGACTGTTCAGACACTGACACCACAGTTGGCCGAACAGCTCGGCATAGAACCCACCCCAGGCGTCGTCGTGACAAAGGTTCAGCCTGGCTCAATTGCAGCGATGGCCGGCATTGAATCGGGTTCTGTAATTCTTCAGGTGAATCAACAAGTGATAAAAAATGCGACCGAATTTAAAACAATGATCAAGAAGAGCGATGATAAAAGGCGCGTACTTTTGCTTATTCGTAAAGACAACCTGCAACGCTATGTTGCCTTGAGCTGGTAAATATCACGGCCAGCTATATGTACAAGGGTGAATAGGTTTCACCCTTGTATCCTGAACAAAAATCGCTTGCAGATCACACGCATCTAACCTGACATCGATATTTGCCTCTGTTGTGCAGCAACAGAATCGAGAAGAGTACTTCTCCCTTAGCCAGGCAAATACGTGACTCACCTGTTCGATACAGGGAAACCGTTGAAGACCGCTGCATAACTGTTATCTCGGACTGGATAAGATTTTTAAGTGTTTGATTTATCAATGCTGCAAGTAATCAGAAAAGCTCAAAAACACAGTTATGCAGCGGTCTTTTGTATTACTCCCTAATTGACCATTAGGCTGTAAATAGCATTGCTCCTGCTCACAATCTTACATTGATGTATTAATTTGCTCGCACCCATCAGGATAAAGCCATTTTCTGGCGTCGCTAACTGAATGCCTTTATGCCGGTGATGCATTCGGCTCTCTTAGCTACATGGATTGAGACTTTTGCAAAAGCCCTCGCCAGAAGTTTTCGACTATTGATTATAAAGAGTTAATTTTTAAACTATTAAGGTTTTGCAAAGCTCTCGGATTACATGCAAACACTGTCAATACATCAAAAAGAGATTAATCTCAACAGGATAAATTCGCTGCCAAATTTATTTATTTGAGCGATATTATTAAAAATAAATATCCATAGTGAGGCAAAATGAATGCTGACTATAATAACACCAACCTATTGATTCTAAATGACCTGAAAACAATAAATCGCACCCACAAGCCTCCCGTAGATTTTGTATCCAGCCGCAGGGAGTATGAGTACTATTTTCATTCGATTCATCTTTCAACGATTATTTTCATCTTTCTAGTTGGATTCGTCTTGATTACTTTCCCGGCCCGAGCACAAGAACCCGCTGAGCCAGAAATGACCATTCTTAAACCCATTGAGGTCACCGCAACACGTAGTAAAAAGCAATTGACTCAAATTCCTAACGCACTGACTCATCTAGGACGAAATACACAACAGAACTATCAACCCGGCGCAACCCTGGATGAATTTGCTCGCGGCACACCGGGTGTCTTTTTCCAAAATCAGTTCAACTTTGCTCAGGATTTACGTATTACTATCCGTGGTTTTGGGGCACGCACACCATTTGGTGTACGCGGCATCCAGATACGCGTCGATGATATCCCACAGACCCTGCCAGATGGACAGACACAACTCGATTCCATAGATCCGTCACTCATTCAACAAATGGAAATTCTGCGGGGCCCTTCGGCCTCACTTTTTGGTAATGCTTCTGGTGGCATGATTAATATCACCACACGAGCTGCGCCGTACACGAAGTTTGAACTCACACCACGCCAGATATTCGGTGAATTTGGATATTTCAAATCAGAAATTCACGCAAGCGG
This genomic window from Nitrosomonas cryotolerans ATCC 49181 contains:
- a CDS encoding DUF3422 family protein is translated as MNFLTHVSKHTTEESDSLGKKWLDIPEYEERHNLHGELNGISYELITLPVQLSHLVLLSDRQWIDQERELVAQLAERYDITPPNIHDNDFSADFGKFRLRWERHTEYSTYTVYYAGRFEVPFEKPAIMHVPSEWLASLPGKILVGTHIALDDRSHPKLSLNELASLFSSGTVIGSKVAGGSASAWSDNQIHSDGFRRILIHDENLRSRQVGRLVQRLLEIETYRMLAMLPLPKMRQMIPQLARADQRLATLTANSIEMTGIDKEQGLLDELTKLAAEIEDLSARTSHRFNASRTYYNIVKLRITELREERIEGLQMLQEFMIQRLSSAMGTCELVYAKLEILSLRVSRASALLRTRVEISMEAQIRDLLRSMDNRVHMQLHLQETVEGLSVVVLTYYLLGIVGYGLKAGKAAGLNINVELLTGIAIPVVIIGVFFAVRNLRRLISRLYHGK
- a CDS encoding RNA-guided endonuclease InsQ/TnpB family protein, which produces MKQIIRKAFKSRLNPNSDQVQKMVEFAGANRFVWNKALAMNLFRLEQKQPLLWYNELSFWLKLWKSSEDYGFLKTVHSQPLQQALKNLEKAFKDGFDKKQPLKRIPKFKKKGLSDSFRYPQGFKLEQESSKVFLPKIGWVKYRNSRQVIGDVKNMTISRKGGYWYVSI
- the tnpA gene encoding IS200/IS605 family transposase, translated to MHVHLVFVTKYRRDVFSGRVLIDLEEIFKNVCLDFEAELVEFNGEHDHIHLLVNYPPKIAISNLVNSLKGVSSRLIRKKNYSEIKNKLWGNMLWSRSYFAGSCGGAPLSIIKQYIEQQQRPH
- a CDS encoding hotdog fold thioesterase; this encodes MSNIWFKDYTLGYLEGLRNANMGVHIGIHFTEIGPDFLKARMPVDQRTTQPFGILHGGASCVLSETLGSVAGWMTIDPEKFRAVGLEINVNHIRAVTQGSVLGICTPLHTGRRTQVWQTDIIEEATGKRVAISRLTVAIIEQGTLSTQKEAVYVGHK
- a CDS encoding acetyl-CoA C-acyltransferase → MTKQIQDAFIVAATRTPVGKAPRGMFKNVRPDDMLVHVLQAAVKQCDGLDPTVIDDVIVGCAMPEAEQGINVARVALLLAGLPNSVPGITINRFCASGLQAVAFAADRIRLGEADVMIAAGTESMSMIPMMGNKVAMNPALFQNDENVAIAYGMGMTGEKVAQQWRVKREEQDEFAMTSHMRALKAIELGEFKQEISPYSITEKRPDLITHKICDLSVIKDTDEGPRMGTNMDVLGKLKPVFAAKGSVTAGNSSQMSDGAGAVILMSAAAMQRFNLSPIGRFVGFSVAGVPPEIMGVGPIRAIPKVLKQTGFKQDDLDWIELNEAFAAQSLAVINDLGLDRAKVNPLGGAIALGHPLGATGAIRVATLLHGLRRHKQKYGMVTMCVGSGMGAAGIFEAL
- a CDS encoding 3-hydroxyacyl-CoA dehydrogenase/enoyl-CoA hydratase family protein, which translates into the protein MSDNHFIVRKAAVLGAGVMGAQIAAHLVNANIETLLFELPAGQDDLNANVIKAVAQLKKQEPAPLSILAKAAAIQPANYDQHLELLRDCDLVIEAIAERMDWKSELYAKIAPYLGQQTIFASNTSGLSINRLAQAFPPELQHRFCGIHFFNPPRYMHLVELIPCAASEPEMLDKLETFLVTYLGKGVIRAKDTPNFIANRIGVFSLLATMHHGESFGFSFDRVDALTGSLIDRPKSATFRTADVVGLDILAHVINTMRDTLPDDPWHSYFVAPDWLQGLIDDGFLGQKTKQGVYKKVNQEIHVLDLATQAYRLSTGDVDEDIKQLIKYNNPPERFAALRNSQHPQAKFLWSIYRDLFHYCAVQLEAIANNTRDLDLAVRWGFGWNQGPFEIWQAAGWKQITTWINEDIAAGESMSQTPLPEWVMAIGESTIQQVHTEQGSYAPASKMTQARSILPVYQRQLFPDRLKGEVVSYGETIFETDAVRMWHTGDKIAIVSFKSKKHTIDADVLGGVQQAIQEAEKNWRALVIWQTEPPFSLGANLQKATERPKHTMQPEHATPPLPPSALSQFMKKFKRTAQSTVLKAARELDLADVLMAKKMAEVEGMVAQFQRTSQALRYAMVPTVAAVDGLALGGGCEFVMHCDRTVATLESYIGLVEVGVGLLPAGGGCKEFALRSAREAGDGDPFPKLKRYFQTVAMAQLAKSAEQAKELGYLHAADVVIMNRFELLYAAKAQALALAEAGYRPPLKARAIPVAGATGIATIQSQLINLLEGGFISEHDYLVAGKVAYVMCGGDLTRGSLVDEDWLIELERTAFMELLMTEKTQARIAHTLKTGKPLRN
- a CDS encoding DegQ family serine endoprotease: MKRNRIIQFFLLSIFFIALPVHALDNGIENLRQTGKAFASVAKSVSPSVVFIQVESQAADSTITQFSTPFGNEWPFGDDLFKRFFGEDFPGTPRKPRSDTPKNKPQIIGQGSGFVFAAKNGLISDKTYILTNNHVVANADRIRVKFQDGREYDATVTGHDPQSDVAVIEIKAGNLPVLPLSDSSELEVGEWVVAIGNPFGLSHTLTVGVVSAKGRTSLGINDYEDFIQTDAAINPGNSGGPLVNLNGEVVGINTAIFSRSGGYMGVGFAIPINLAQSIANQLIEKGEVTRGYLGIVIQPLTTDLAESFGIQSNQGILIAQVSDNSPADKAGLRQGDVIIAYRGKPVKDTGHFRNQVSLTPPGKKEQLTILREGKKKNLTITISELAKDDSVAVDSTESTEDIGLTVQTLTPQLAEQLGIEPTPGVVVTKVQPGSIAAMAGIESGSVILQVNQQVIKNATEFKTMIKKSDDKRRVLLLIRKDNLQRYVALSW